CACGAGGACATGGCCGTCATCACCGCGCCCTACGAGGTGGACGGCAAGATCGTCGGCACGCTGGGCGTGATCGGGCCGATGCGGATGGCCTACGAGCGAGTGATCCCGATCGTGGACATCACGGCCAAGCTGCTGTCCAGCACGCTCAGCCAGCATTGACCGGGGCCGGCCCGGCCCGCCTCAGAAACTCCCCGTGAACTGATACCGCTCGCCCGGGTGCCACATGGTCGCCACCGAGGCGACCTGGCCCTGCGACAGCGTCTTGCGCCGCAGCATCAGGCAGGGCTCGCGCACGTCCATGCGCAGCATTTCGGCGATCTCGCGCGGCGGCAGCCGCGCCTCGATCCGGTACTCCACGCCCTGCAGCGGGGCGGCCCGCATCAGGTAGGCATTCGGCGTGGTCTGCGTGAAATCCTGTTCCATGTAGTCGGGCGCCAGCTCGGCGCTGACCCAGCGGTCTTCCACCTGGATCGGCGCATCGTTCTCGAAGTGCACGATCAGCGAATGGAACAGCGTGCGCCCGGCCGGCACGCCGAACGGCGCGGCCATCCCCTCGGTGGCGCGCACGCGCTCGAGCTTGTGCAGCTCGGCGCGGTGCCGGTGGCCGCGCGCGGCGACCTCCTCGGCGATGTTGCGGATCGCCACCAGCGTCGCCTGGTACTTCTGCTGCGCGACGAACGTTCCCGAGCCCTGTACGCGCGTGAGGATCTGATCGGCGGTCAGCTCGCGCAGCGCGCGGTTGACCGTCATGCGCGAGACGTCGAAGGTCTGCGCCAGCGTGGTCTCTCCAGGAATCATCTCGCCTTCCTGCCATTCGCCGCTGCGGATGCGCGACAGGATGTCTTCCTTGATGCGCTGGAAGGCGGGTGTGGGGGCGGATTGACGCGGGGGCATGGGGCGGCCGGAAGGTGGAGGTGGCGGATGGCTGGCAGCATGATCCGGGTTTGCCGGTGAGTTGTAAAGTTTCCTTGATTTATTTGTATATACAACATAGCATCCACGCATCCACCGCAGGAGACTTCCGACATGAACACCATGACCGACGCCGCACATCTGGCCGCCGATCCGCGCTACGACGCGGCGCGCGAGATCCGCGCGCCACGCGGCACCGAACTGCACTGCAAGAGCTGGCTGACCGAGGCCGCCTACCGCATGCTCCAGAACAACCTCGACCCGGACGTGGCCGAGAACCCCAAGCACCTCGTCGTCTACGGCGGCATCGGCCGCGCGGCGCGCGACTGGGCCTGCTTCGACAAGATCCTGGAGACGCTGCGCGAGCTGAACGACGACGAATCGCTGCTGGTGCAGTCCGGCAAGCCGGTCGGCGTGTTCAAGACGCACCCGGACGCGCCGCGCGTGCTGATCGCCAACTCGAACCTGGTGCCCAAGTGGGCCAACTGGGAGCACTTCAACGCGCTGGACCGCAAGGGCCTGTTCATGTACGGCCAGATGACCGCCGGCAGCTGGATCTACATCGGCAGCCAGGGCATCGTGCAGGGCACCTACGAGACCTTTGCCGAGGCCGGCCGCCAGCACTATTCGGACCGCCCCTCGCCCTTGCTGAAACAAGGCCTGTCCCCCGAGGGGACGGCACCCGGCTCGGGGCGGTCCAGCGCTCAGGTGCCCGGCAGCCATCTCGCCGGCCGCTGGATCCTGACGGCGGGCCTGGGCGGCATGGGCGGCGCGCAGCCGCTGGCCGCCACGCTGGCCGGCGCGGTGTCGCTCACCATCGAGTGCCAGCAGTCCAGCATCGATTTCCGCCTGCGCACGCGCTACCTTGACAAGCAGGCCCGGGACATCGACGACGCCCTGAACCTGATCCGCCACCATTGCGAGCGCGGCGAGGCCGTGTCGATCGGCCTGCTCGGCAACGCGGCCGAGCTCCTGCCGGAGCTGGTCAGGCGCGCCCGCGCCGGCGGGCTGAAGCCGGACCTGGTGACCGACCAGACCTCCGCGCACGATCTCGTCAACGGCTACCTGCCGGCCGGCTGGACAGTCGAGCAATGGCGCGCCGCGCAGCGCGATCCGGCGCAGCACGCGCACCTGAGCGCGGAGGCTGCCAGGTCATGCGCCGTGCACGTGCAGGCCATGCTCGACTTCCAGTCGATGGGCATTCCGACCGTCGACTATGGCAACAACATCCGCCAGGTCGCGTTCGACCAGGGCGTGAAGAACGCCTTCGATTTCCCCGGCTTCGTGCCAGCGTACATCCGCCCGCTGTTCTGCGAGGGCAGGGGGCCGTTCCGCTGGGTCGCGCTGTCCGGTGACCCCGAAGACATCTACAAGACCGACGCCAAGATCAAGGAACTGTTCCCGCACAACGCGCACGTGCACCGCTGGCTCGACATGGCGCGCGAGCGCATCGCCTTCCAGGGCCTGCCCGCGCGCATCTGCTGGCTGGGCCTGGGCGAGCGCCACGTGGCGGGCCTGGCCTTCAACGAGATGGTGCGCAAGGGCGAGCTGAAGGCGCCCATCGTGATCGGACGGGATCACC
The sequence above is a segment of the Ralstonia nicotianae genome. Coding sequences within it:
- the hutC gene encoding histidine utilization repressor translates to MPPRQSAPTPAFQRIKEDILSRIRSGEWQEGEMIPGETTLAQTFDVSRMTVNRALRELTADQILTRVQGSGTFVAQQKYQATLVAIRNIAEEVAARGHRHRAELHKLERVRATEGMAAPFGVPAGRTLFHSLIVHFENDAPIQVEDRWVSAELAPDYMEQDFTQTTPNAYLMRAAPLQGVEYRIEARLPPREIAEMLRMDVREPCLMLRRKTLSQGQVASVATMWHPGERYQFTGSF
- the hutU gene encoding urocanate hydratase, with translation MNTMTDAAHLAADPRYDAAREIRAPRGTELHCKSWLTEAAYRMLQNNLDPDVAENPKHLVVYGGIGRAARDWACFDKILETLRELNDDESLLVQSGKPVGVFKTHPDAPRVLIANSNLVPKWANWEHFNALDRKGLFMYGQMTAGSWIYIGSQGIVQGTYETFAEAGRQHYSDRPSPLLKQGLSPEGTAPGSGRSSAQVPGSHLAGRWILTAGLGGMGGAQPLAATLAGAVSLTIECQQSSIDFRLRTRYLDKQARDIDDALNLIRHHCERGEAVSIGLLGNAAELLPELVRRARAGGLKPDLVTDQTSAHDLVNGYLPAGWTVEQWRAAQRDPAQHAHLSAEAARSCAVHVQAMLDFQSMGIPTVDYGNNIRQVAFDQGVKNAFDFPGFVPAYIRPLFCEGRGPFRWVALSGDPEDIYKTDAKIKELFPHNAHVHRWLDMARERIAFQGLPARICWLGLGERHVAGLAFNEMVRKGELKAPIVIGRDHLDTGSVASPNRETEAMRDGTDAVSDWPLLNALLNTAGGATWVSLHHGGGVGMGYSQHAGVVIVADGTDAAARRLARVLVNDAGSGVMRHADAGYETAVACAKRNGLKLPMIG